The Pseudomonas sp. G2-4 genome window below encodes:
- a CDS encoding branched-chain amino acid ABC transporter permease LivH (LivHMGF is the membrane component of the LIV-I/LS branched-chain amino acid transporter), which translates to MDGIFLQQLVNGLTLGSVYGLIAIGYTMVYGIIGMINFAHGEVYMISAYLAAISLALLAYFGIESFPLLMLGTLVFTIIVTAVYGWVIERVAYKPLRNSTRLAPLISAIGISLILQNYAQIAQGAKQQGVPTLLTGALRVEVGTGFVQLTYTKIFILIAAFAGMALLTYVIKYTKLGRMCRATQQDRKMASILGINTDRVISYVFIIGAAMAALAGVLITMNYGTFDFYAGFIIGIKAFTAAVLGGIGSLPGAMLGGIILGISESLFSGLVNSDYKDVFSFSLLVLVLVFRPQGLLGRPLVSKV; encoded by the coding sequence ATGGATGGTATTTTCCTGCAGCAACTGGTCAACGGCCTGACCCTCGGGTCGGTCTATGGCCTGATCGCCATCGGCTACACAATGGTCTATGGCATCATCGGCATGATCAACTTCGCCCACGGCGAGGTTTACATGATTTCTGCGTACCTCGCGGCGATCAGTCTGGCTCTGCTGGCATACTTCGGTATTGAATCCTTCCCTCTGCTGATGCTTGGCACGCTGGTCTTCACCATCATTGTCACGGCGGTGTATGGCTGGGTCATCGAGCGCGTCGCCTACAAACCCCTGCGTAACTCCACCCGGCTGGCACCGCTGATCAGCGCCATCGGTATTTCGCTGATCCTGCAAAACTATGCACAGATCGCCCAGGGCGCGAAGCAACAAGGCGTTCCAACCTTGCTGACGGGGGCCTTGCGTGTCGAAGTCGGCACGGGATTCGTCCAGCTCACCTACACCAAGATCTTCATCCTGATTGCTGCGTTTGCCGGCATGGCGCTGCTGACCTACGTCATCAAGTACACCAAGCTTGGCCGTATGTGCCGGGCTACCCAGCAAGACCGCAAGATGGCCTCGATCCTGGGGATCAACACCGACCGGGTGATTTCCTACGTCTTCATCATCGGTGCAGCGATGGCGGCCCTGGCCGGCGTGCTGATCACCATGAACTACGGAACGTTCGACTTCTATGCCGGTTTCATCATTGGGATCAAGGCATTCACCGCAGCGGTACTTGGCGGGATCGGCTCACTGCCTGGAGCGATGCTTGGCGGGATCATCCTGGGGATCTCCGAGTCGCTGTTCTCCGGCCTCGTGAACTCGGATTACAAAGACGTCTTCAGCTTCTCGCTGCTCGTTCTCGTTCTGGTCTTTCGGCCCCAAGGCCTGCTTGGCCGTCCTCTTGTGTCGAAGGTGTAA
- a CDS encoding FAD-binding oxidoreductase, with product MPLREECLWESLTPQRPENTALAGEVTVDVCVIGAGFTGLSAAVHLLEQGKRVAVLEAHRAGHGGSGRNVGLVNAGLWIPPDDIEAGFGEAVGSQLNRMLGAAPALVFSLVDKYNIDCQLRREGTLHMAHNARGEADLRSREEQWKRRGAPVELLTGQACVEATGTSKIAAALLDRRAGTLNPMAYTSGLAKAAQDLGGQLFDHSPVTRLERQGQRWSVQTAQGSVLAEQVVIASNAYTEGDWTELRRNFFPGYYYQVASAPLTDEAARRILPGGQGSWDTRQVLSSIRRDKDGRLLLGSLGNGNRKPTWFLKAWADRVQQHYFPYLKPVEWECTWTGCIAFTPDHLMRLFEPAPGLVAVTGYNGRGVTTGTVVGKAFADYLCRGDAKALPIPFAPMQPLVGAGVRSCLYEAGFSLYHAGQCLRIVI from the coding sequence ATGCCGTTACGCGAAGAATGTCTGTGGGAAAGTCTGACGCCGCAAAGGCCTGAAAATACTGCGCTCGCAGGGGAAGTCACCGTCGATGTCTGCGTGATCGGCGCAGGCTTCACCGGCCTGTCGGCGGCGGTGCACTTGCTGGAACAAGGCAAGCGGGTTGCCGTGTTGGAAGCGCATCGGGCCGGGCACGGGGGATCGGGCCGCAACGTCGGCCTGGTCAACGCCGGCCTGTGGATCCCGCCGGACGACATCGAGGCTGGCTTTGGCGAGGCGGTGGGCAGCCAGCTCAACCGCATGCTGGGCGCCGCGCCGGCCTTGGTGTTCAGTCTCGTCGACAAATACAACATTGATTGTCAGTTGCGCCGCGAAGGCACCTTGCACATGGCCCATAACGCCAGGGGCGAGGCGGACCTGCGCAGTCGCGAAGAACAATGGAAACGCCGAGGCGCCCCGGTGGAGTTGCTCACCGGCCAGGCCTGCGTCGAGGCCACCGGTACCTCGAAAATCGCCGCGGCGTTGCTCGATCGGCGTGCCGGAACGCTCAATCCGATGGCCTACACCAGCGGGTTGGCCAAGGCCGCGCAGGATCTGGGGGGGCAACTGTTCGACCATTCACCGGTGACACGCCTGGAGCGCCAGGGCCAGCGTTGGTCGGTGCAGACCGCCCAGGGTTCGGTACTGGCCGAGCAGGTGGTGATCGCCTCCAATGCCTACACCGAGGGTGACTGGACCGAGCTGCGACGCAACTTCTTTCCTGGCTACTACTACCAAGTCGCCTCCGCCCCGCTGACCGACGAGGCGGCGCGGCGCATTCTGCCGGGTGGGCAAGGTTCGTGGGACACCCGCCAGGTGTTGAGCAGCATCCGTCGGGACAAGGACGGCCGTTTATTGCTGGGCAGCCTGGGCAACGGCAACCGTAAGCCAACCTGGTTCCTCAAGGCTTGGGCCGATCGGGTGCAGCAGCACTATTTCCCCTACCTCAAGCCGGTGGAGTGGGAATGTACCTGGACCGGTTGCATCGCCTTTACGCCTGATCATCTGATGCGCCTGTTCGAGCCGGCCCCCGGTCTGGTGGCGGTGACGGGTTACAACGGCCGGGGCGTGACCACCGGTACGGTGGTGGGCAAGGCCTTCGCCGACTACCTGTGCCGCGGTGACGCCAAGGCGCTGCCGATCCCCTTTGCTCCGATGCAGCCACTGGTCGGGGCGGGGGTGCGAAGTTGCTTGTATGAAGCGGGCTTTTCGCTGTATCACGCGGGCCAGTGCCTGCGGATCGTCATTTGA
- a CDS encoding aldehyde dehydrogenase family protein, translating into MVAALLDRLGVSPALYQNGTEPVHSPIDGSRIGAVNWEGAAEVEQQVSRAEHAFDLWRNVPAPRRGELVRQFGDLLREYKADLGELVSWEAGKITQEGLGEVQEMIDICDFAVGLSRQLYGLTIASERPGHHMRESWHPLGVVGVISAFNFPVAVWAWNTTLALVCGNAVIWKPSEKTPLTALACQALFERVLKNFSDAPPYLSQVIIGGRDAGEALVDDPRVALISATGSTRMGREVAPKVAARFARSILELGGNNAMILAPSADLDMAVRAILFSAVGTAGQRCTTLRRLIAHESVKEEIVTRLKAAYSKVRIGHPLEGNLVGPLIDKHSFDNMQDALEQALSEGGRVFGGKRQLEDQFPNAYYVSPAIVEMPEQSDVVRHETFAPILYVVGYKDFSEALHLNNSVPQGLSSCIFTTDVREAEQFMSAVGSDCGIANVNIGPSGAEIGGAFGGEKETGGGRESGSDAWRGYMRRQTNTVNYSLELPLAQGITFD; encoded by the coding sequence ATGGTTGCTGCATTGCTTGATCGTCTGGGCGTCAGCCCGGCCCTGTACCAGAACGGCACTGAGCCGGTGCACTCACCCATTGATGGCAGCCGCATCGGTGCCGTGAACTGGGAAGGTGCCGCCGAGGTCGAGCAGCAGGTCAGCCGTGCCGAACACGCCTTCGACCTGTGGCGTAACGTACCGGCCCCGCGTCGCGGCGAACTGGTACGTCAGTTCGGCGACCTGTTGCGCGAGTACAAAGCCGATCTCGGCGAACTGGTGTCGTGGGAAGCCGGCAAGATCACCCAGGAAGGCCTGGGTGAAGTGCAAGAGATGATCGACATCTGCGATTTCGCCGTCGGCTTGTCCCGCCAGCTGTACGGCCTGACCATCGCCTCCGAGCGTCCGGGCCACCACATGCGTGAGTCCTGGCATCCGCTGGGCGTGGTCGGGGTGATCAGTGCCTTCAACTTCCCCGTGGCGGTCTGGGCCTGGAACACCACGCTGGCCCTGGTATGCGGCAACGCGGTGATCTGGAAACCCTCGGAAAAAACTCCACTCACCGCCCTGGCTTGCCAGGCGCTGTTCGAACGCGTGCTGAAGAATTTCAGCGATGCGCCTCCGTACCTGAGCCAAGTCATCATTGGCGGTCGTGATGCCGGTGAAGCGTTGGTGGATGACCCGCGTGTGGCATTGATCAGCGCCACCGGCAGCACCCGCATGGGCCGCGAAGTGGCGCCGAAAGTCGCTGCGCGCTTTGCCCGCAGCATTCTGGAACTGGGCGGCAACAACGCGATGATCCTGGCCCCTAGCGCCGATCTGGACATGGCCGTGCGCGCCATCCTGTTCAGCGCCGTCGGCACCGCCGGCCAGCGTTGCACCACCCTGCGCCGCCTGATCGCCCATGAATCGGTGAAGGAAGAGATCGTCACCCGCCTCAAGGCCGCCTATTCGAAAGTGCGCATCGGCCATCCGCTGGAAGGCAACCTGGTCGGGCCGTTGATCGATAAACACAGCTTCGACAACATGCAGGATGCCTTGGAGCAGGCCCTGAGCGAAGGCGGGCGAGTGTTCGGCGGCAAGCGCCAGCTCGAAGATCAGTTCCCGAATGCCTATTACGTCTCGCCGGCCATCGTCGAGATGCCAGAGCAGAGCGACGTCGTGCGCCACGAAACCTTTGCTCCGATTCTCTACGTGGTTGGCTACAAGGACTTCAGCGAAGCCCTGCACCTGAACAACTCGGTACCCCAGGGCCTGTCGTCCTGCATCTTCACCACCGACGTGCGTGAAGCCGAGCAGTTCATGTCGGCGGTGGGCAGCGACTGCGGCATCGCCAACGTCAATATCGGCCCGAGCGGCGCGGAAATCGGCGGCGCGTTCGGTGGCGAGAAAGAAACCGGCGGTGGTCGCGAATCCGGCTCCGACGCCTGGCGCGGCTACATGCGCCGCCAGACCAACACCGTGAACTACTCCCTGGAGTTGCCGTTGGCGCAGGGGATTACCTTCGACTGA
- a CDS encoding ATP-binding cassette domain-containing protein codes for MSEVVLQVENLMMQFGGIKALNDVSLQVKRNSIFALIGPNGAGKTTVFNCLTGFYKATGGKIELNVRGERTDVIKLLGEAFRPTDFVSPTSFCSRMYYKMFGGTHLVNRAGLARTFQNIRLFKEMSVLENLLVAQHMWVNRSLLAGILNTKGYRQAESDALDHAFYWLEVVDLVDCANRLAGELSYGQQRRLEIARAMCTRPQIICLDEPAAGLNPQETEALSAMIRLLRDEHDLTVVLIEHDMGMVMSISDHIVVLDHGTVIAEGGPEAIRNDPKVIAAYLGADEEELV; via the coding sequence ATGAGCGAAGTCGTACTCCAGGTCGAAAACCTGATGATGCAATTCGGTGGGATCAAGGCCCTCAACGACGTCAGCCTGCAAGTCAAACGTAACTCGATCTTCGCCCTGATCGGCCCCAACGGTGCGGGCAAGACCACGGTATTCAACTGCCTGACCGGGTTCTACAAGGCCACGGGCGGCAAGATCGAACTCAACGTGCGCGGCGAACGGACCGATGTCATCAAGTTGTTGGGCGAAGCGTTTCGCCCGACTGACTTCGTGTCACCAACATCCTTCTGCAGCCGCATGTACTACAAGATGTTCGGCGGCACTCACCTGGTGAACCGTGCCGGCTTGGCGCGGACCTTCCAGAACATCCGCCTGTTCAAGGAAATGTCGGTGCTGGAAAACCTGCTGGTGGCCCAGCACATGTGGGTCAACCGCAGCCTGCTAGCGGGCATCCTCAACACCAAGGGCTACCGCCAGGCCGAAAGCGATGCCCTGGATCATGCCTTCTATTGGCTGGAAGTGGTGGACCTGGTGGATTGCGCCAACCGCCTCGCGGGCGAGCTTTCCTACGGCCAGCAACGGCGCCTGGAAATTGCCCGGGCCATGTGCACCCGTCCGCAGATCATCTGCCTCGACGAACCGGCCGCTGGCCTCAATCCTCAAGAAACCGAAGCGCTGAGCGCGATGATCCGGCTGCTGCGCGACGAGCACGATCTGACCGTGGTGCTGATCGAACACGACATGGGCATGGTAATGAGCATTTCCGACCACATCGTGGTGCTGGACCACGGCACTGTGATCGCCGAAGGCGGTCCTGAGGCGATTCGCAACGATCCGAAAGTGATCGCGGCTTACCTGGGTGCCGACGAAGAGGAGCTGGTATGA
- a CDS encoding ABC transporter ATP-binding protein: MSGPILELKELDVFYGPIQALKKVSLHIGEGETVSLIGSNGAGKSTLLMSIFGQPRAASGQIIYQGVDITHKSSHYIASHGIAQSPEGRRVFPDMTVEENLLMGTIPIGDKHAGEDMQRMFELFPRLKERRNQRAMTMSGGEQQMLAIARALMSRPKLLLLDEPSLGLAPIVVKQIFSTLRELASTGMTIFLVEQNANHALRLSDRAYVMVNGEIRLTGTGKELLVNEEVRNAYLGGH; the protein is encoded by the coding sequence ATGAGTGGACCTATCCTCGAACTCAAGGAGCTGGACGTGTTCTACGGGCCGATCCAGGCCTTGAAGAAAGTCTCGCTGCACATTGGCGAAGGCGAGACCGTGAGCCTGATCGGCTCCAACGGTGCCGGCAAATCCACGCTGCTGATGTCGATTTTCGGCCAGCCGCGAGCCGCGAGCGGACAGATCATTTACCAGGGCGTGGACATCACCCACAAATCGTCCCATTACATCGCGTCCCATGGCATCGCGCAGTCGCCGGAAGGGCGGCGGGTATTCCCGGACATGACCGTTGAGGAAAACCTGCTAATGGGCACCATCCCCATCGGTGACAAGCACGCCGGTGAAGACATGCAGCGCATGTTCGAGCTGTTCCCGCGGCTCAAGGAGCGACGTAACCAGCGGGCCATGACCATGTCCGGCGGTGAGCAGCAGATGCTCGCCATCGCTCGGGCGTTGATGAGCCGGCCGAAGTTGTTGCTGCTTGATGAGCCGAGCCTGGGGTTGGCGCCGATCGTGGTGAAACAGATCTTCTCAACCCTGCGTGAGCTGGCGTCCACCGGGATGACCATCTTCCTGGTCGAGCAGAATGCCAACCACGCTCTCAGGCTGTCGGACCGGGCCTATGTGATGGTCAACGGCGAAATCCGCCTGACCGGCACCGGCAAGGAGTTGCTCGTCAACGAAGAGGTGCGCAACGCGTACCTGGGCGGGCATTGA
- a CDS encoding SDR family oxidoreductase translates to MSNTLFITGATSGFGEACARRFAEAGWKLVLTGRREERLDALCAELSKQTEVHGLVLDVRDRKAMEEAIANLPPSFAKLRGLINNAGLALGVDPAPKCDLDDWDTMVDTNVKGLLYSTRLLLPRLIAHGRGAGIINLGSIAGNYPYPGSHVYGASKAFVKQFSLNLRCDLQGTGVRVSNIEPGLCESEFSLVRFGGDQERYNATYAGAEPIQPQDIADTIFWVLNAPAHININSLELMPVSQTWAGFAIERNKA, encoded by the coding sequence ATGTCCAACACCCTGTTTATTACCGGTGCGACGTCCGGTTTTGGTGAGGCCTGTGCCCGTCGTTTCGCCGAGGCTGGCTGGAAGTTGGTGCTGACCGGCCGTCGTGAAGAGCGCCTCGATGCCCTGTGTGCCGAGCTGTCGAAGCAGACCGAGGTCCATGGCTTGGTACTGGACGTACGTGATCGCAAGGCCATGGAAGAGGCCATCGCGAACCTGCCGCCGTCGTTCGCCAAGTTGCGGGGGCTGATCAACAACGCGGGGCTAGCCTTGGGCGTGGACCCGGCGCCCAAGTGCGACCTTGATGACTGGGACACCATGGTCGACACCAACGTCAAGGGCCTGCTCTACAGCACCCGCCTGTTGCTGCCGCGCCTGATAGCCCATGGCCGTGGTGCCGGGATCATCAACCTGGGCTCCATCGCCGGTAACTACCCGTACCCGGGCAGCCACGTGTATGGCGCGAGCAAGGCGTTCGTCAAACAGTTCTCCCTGAACCTGCGTTGCGACCTGCAAGGTACCGGGGTGCGGGTGAGTAACATCGAGCCGGGGCTGTGCGAAAGCGAATTCTCCCTGGTCCGCTTTGGCGGCGATCAGGAGCGCTACAACGCGACCTACGCTGGCGCCGAGCCGATCCAGCCGCAGGACATCGCCGATACCATTTTCTGGGTGCTTAACGCGCCGGCCCACATCAACATCAACAGTCTGGAGCTGATGCCGGTGAGCCAGACCTGGGCCGGGTTTGCCATCGAGCGCAACAAGGCTTGA
- the livM gene encoding high-affinity branched-chain amino acid ABC transporter permease LivM, whose protein sequence is MSSTTKKTIDIKRSLVDAILAGLVALIVFGPIVGVVLDGYGFNLQPTRVAWIVAIVMAGRFALSLFLQSPKGLKILEGFESTGSGVHVLPPDYKTRLRWIIPVLIVVAVVFPFFSNSYLLGVVILGLIYVLLGLGLNIVVGLAGLLDLGYVAFYAIGAYGLALGYQYLGLGFWTVLPLAAITAGLAGCILGFPVLRLHGDYLAIVTLGFGEIIRLVLNNWLSLTGGPNGMAAPLPTFFGLEFGKRAKDGGIPFHEFFGLTYNPDVKYYFIYAVLFLVVLGVLYIKHRLTRMPVGRAWEALREDEIACRSMGLNHVLVKLSAFTIGASTAGLAGVFFATYQGFVNPTSFTFFESALILAIVVLGGMGSTIGVVIAAFVLTVAPELLRGFAEYRVLLFGILMVLMMIWRPRGLIRISRTGVTPRKGVAP, encoded by the coding sequence ATGTCTTCAACCACTAAAAAAACCATTGATATCAAAAGAAGCCTGGTTGATGCGATTCTCGCCGGCCTTGTCGCCCTGATTGTGTTCGGCCCGATTGTCGGCGTGGTCCTGGACGGCTACGGCTTCAACCTGCAACCGACCCGCGTGGCGTGGATTGTCGCCATTGTCATGGCTGGCCGCTTTGCCCTGAGCCTGTTCCTGCAAAGTCCCAAGGGCCTGAAAATCCTTGAGGGTTTTGAAAGCACCGGCTCGGGAGTCCATGTACTGCCGCCTGATTACAAGACCCGGTTGCGCTGGATCATCCCGGTGCTGATTGTCGTTGCCGTGGTATTCCCGTTTTTCTCCAACTCCTACCTTCTGGGCGTGGTCATCCTCGGGTTGATCTATGTCTTGCTGGGCCTGGGGTTGAACATCGTGGTGGGGCTGGCGGGCCTGCTTGACCTCGGTTATGTGGCGTTCTACGCCATTGGCGCCTATGGGTTGGCACTCGGTTATCAATACCTGGGGCTGGGTTTCTGGACGGTGCTGCCATTGGCCGCGATCACGGCGGGGCTGGCGGGCTGCATCCTCGGGTTCCCGGTGCTGCGCCTGCACGGTGACTACCTGGCAATCGTGACCCTGGGTTTCGGTGAAATCATCCGGCTGGTCCTCAATAACTGGCTGTCCTTGACGGGCGGCCCGAATGGCATGGCGGCGCCGTTGCCCACCTTCTTTGGCCTTGAGTTCGGTAAAAGAGCGAAGGACGGCGGCATACCCTTCCATGAGTTTTTCGGCCTCACCTACAACCCGGACGTGAAGTACTACTTCATCTACGCAGTGTTGTTCCTTGTCGTGCTGGGCGTGTTGTACATCAAGCATCGCCTGACCCGCATGCCGGTCGGTCGCGCCTGGGAAGCCTTGCGCGAAGATGAAATCGCCTGTCGCTCGATGGGCCTGAACCACGTGTTGGTCAAGCTCTCGGCGTTCACCATCGGGGCCTCGACGGCCGGCCTGGCCGGTGTGTTCTTCGCCACCTACCAGGGCTTCGTCAATCCGACATCGTTCACCTTCTTCGAATCGGCCCTGATCCTCGCCATCGTGGTGCTGGGCGGCATGGGCTCGACCATCGGCGTGGTGATTGCGGCCTTCGTGCTGACCGTGGCGCCGGAACTGCTGCGCGGCTTCGCGGAATACCGGGTGCTGCTGTTCGGCATACTGATGGTGTTGATGATGATCTGGCGCCCCCGCGGCCTGATTCGCATCAGCCGTACCGGTGTGACGCCGCGTAAAGGAGTAGCGCCATGA
- a CDS encoding branched-chain amino acid ABC transporter substrate-binding protein encodes MSQTFYKKGFLALAVAAALGVSAFAQADIKIGVAGPMTGANAAFGEQYMKGAQAAADEINAKGGVNGEKILLVKGDDACEPKQAVTVAKDLTNQKVAGVVGHFCSSSTIPASEIYDEAGIIAITPGSTNPAVTERGLSAMFRMCGRDDQQGIVAGDYIVDVLKGKKVVVLHDKDTYGQGLADATKAQLEKRGVKPVLYEGLTRGEKDFSTIVTKIRGAGADVVYFGGLHPEAGPLVRQLREQGLKDVKFMSDDGIVTDELVTTAGGPQFVDGVLMTFGADPRLLPDSKAVVDAFRAKGTEPEGYTLYAYASVQTLAAAFNGAKKNDGEAAAKWLKANSVQTVMGKKEWDAKGDLKVSDYVVYEWDKEGKYHQLEKQK; translated from the coding sequence ATGTCCCAGACGTTTTACAAGAAAGGCTTTCTGGCCCTCGCAGTGGCTGCTGCGTTGGGTGTTTCTGCGTTTGCTCAGGCCGACATCAAGATCGGCGTAGCGGGTCCCATGACAGGCGCCAACGCGGCATTCGGCGAGCAGTACATGAAGGGTGCACAGGCCGCGGCAGACGAGATCAATGCCAAGGGCGGCGTGAACGGGGAAAAAATCCTGCTGGTCAAAGGCGATGACGCCTGTGAACCGAAACAGGCTGTTACGGTGGCCAAGGACCTGACCAACCAGAAAGTGGCGGGCGTTGTCGGTCACTTCTGCTCCTCGTCGACCATCCCGGCCTCCGAGATCTACGACGAAGCAGGCATCATTGCAATCACCCCGGGCTCGACCAACCCTGCTGTGACCGAGCGCGGCTTGAGTGCCATGTTCCGTATGTGCGGTCGTGACGACCAGCAAGGCATCGTCGCCGGCGACTACATCGTTGACGTGCTCAAGGGTAAAAAAGTCGTCGTGCTGCACGACAAGGATACCTACGGTCAGGGCCTGGCGGATGCAACCAAAGCCCAGCTCGAGAAGCGTGGCGTGAAGCCCGTGCTGTATGAAGGCCTGACCCGTGGTGAGAAAGACTTCAGCACCATTGTCACCAAGATCCGCGGCGCCGGCGCCGACGTCGTCTACTTCGGCGGCCTGCATCCGGAAGCCGGTCCCCTGGTTCGTCAACTGCGTGAGCAAGGCCTGAAAGACGTCAAGTTCATGTCCGATGACGGCATCGTGACCGATGAGCTGGTCACCACCGCTGGCGGCCCGCAGTTTGTCGACGGCGTGCTGATGACCTTCGGTGCCGACCCACGCCTGCTGCCAGACAGCAAGGCTGTAGTGGACGCGTTCCGCGCTAAAGGTACTGAGCCGGAAGGCTACACCCTGTATGCCTACGCTTCGGTCCAGACTCTCGCGGCGGCCTTCAACGGTGCCAAGAAAAACGATGGCGAAGCCGCGGCCAAGTGGCTCAAGGCCAACTCGGTCCAGACCGTAATGGGCAAGAAAGAGTGGGACGCCAAGGGCGACCTGAAAGTCTCCGACTACGTGGTTTACGAGTGGGACAAGGAAGGTAAATACCACCAGTTGGAAAAACAGAAATAA
- a CDS encoding AGE family epimerase/isomerase, with protein sequence MPDASRPAPQPELTALFATVHQHFHDVIVPMWQGPGWNADLALPYESLDAGHSPLPPQRYRAMACARQLYMFASLIGEVPQAEERAGALFRSLQRHFHDAEHGGWFYSIDPQGAPLDTGKDLYTHAFILFACAHYWGKVREPLVESVLNAALEVIARRFASADGLYEASLKRDWSTLGSGPLQNPLMHLAEAFLATLSVREDAHVRQALLSLCDGMFKRFIDPRQRVMMEKPLKAVDNWFEPGHQFEWYFLLSSSPLLRGGKLHGALERSFGYTEQQGVNPQSGAVRAMLGLEPHVVARDATQRIWAQAEYLRALTLRPGNEGALLRQLQALQQHFLHPRGWNECLDANGAVSRLDMPSTTPYHLLTCYRGLADYLA encoded by the coding sequence ATGCCTGATGCTTCCCGCCCCGCTCCCCAGCCTGAATTGACCGCCCTGTTCGCAACGGTGCATCAGCATTTTCACGACGTGATCGTGCCAATGTGGCAAGGCCCGGGCTGGAATGCCGATTTGGCATTGCCCTATGAATCCCTGGACGCCGGGCATTCGCCGCTGCCGCCCCAGCGCTATCGGGCCATGGCCTGTGCGCGGCAGTTGTACATGTTCGCCAGCCTGATCGGCGAAGTACCGCAAGCCGAGGAACGGGCCGGGGCACTGTTTCGCTCGCTGCAACGGCATTTCCACGATGCCGAACACGGCGGCTGGTTCTACAGCATCGACCCGCAAGGCGCGCCACTGGACACTGGCAAGGACCTCTACACCCACGCCTTTATCCTGTTCGCCTGTGCCCACTACTGGGGCAAGGTCCGCGAGCCGCTGGTAGAGTCGGTACTCAACGCCGCCCTGGAAGTCATCGCCCGGCGCTTTGCCAGCGCCGATGGCCTGTACGAAGCCAGCCTCAAACGCGACTGGTCAACGCTCGGATCCGGCCCTCTGCAAAACCCGCTGATGCACTTGGCCGAAGCGTTCCTCGCCACCCTCTCCGTGCGCGAAGACGCCCATGTCCGCCAAGCGCTGCTGAGCCTGTGCGACGGGATGTTCAAGCGCTTCATCGACCCCAGGCAGCGCGTCATGATGGAGAAACCGCTCAAGGCTGTGGATAACTGGTTCGAGCCAGGACACCAATTCGAGTGGTACTTCCTGCTCAGTTCCTCGCCCCTGCTGCGCGGTGGCAAGTTGCATGGGGCCTTGGAGCGCAGCTTTGGCTACACCGAGCAACAAGGCGTGAACCCGCAGTCCGGTGCGGTGCGCGCCATGCTGGGCCTGGAACCGCACGTTGTCGCGCGAGACGCGACCCAGCGCATCTGGGCCCAGGCAGAGTATTTGCGGGCACTGACCTTACGCCCTGGGAACGAGGGAGCCTTGCTGCGTCAGTTGCAGGCGCTGCAGCAACACTTCCTGCACCCCCGGGGCTGGAATGAATGCCTGGACGCCAATGGCGCTGTCAGCCGCCTGGACATGCCTTCCACCACGCCGTACCACCTGCTGACCTGCTATCGCGGACTCGCCGATTATCTGGCCTAA
- a CDS encoding LysR substrate-binding domain-containing protein, which yields MLNKRYLPSITALQCFEAVTRHLSFTRAAEELNLTQSAVSKQVAQLEELLQHLLFRRVRRRLQLTPAGDLYLGEVRKILTQVEMSTHYLRSYGGDTEVLRVSTPPTFGARWLVPRLKGWRLRHPTIHLDLCSEQEADDLLQGRSDLAFYFGQGSRAGTESLKLFGEELVPVCAPGSLPDQPFTEPTQLADLVLLQNASRPQAWHDWFASQGYHTEHSYHGPRFETFYMCIRAAQVGCGVALLPRFLVEEELADGKLVIPWQHAMPSTDAYYLAYPEHSAEVPKVRLFVEWMLGQIESPDTPQ from the coding sequence ATGCTCAATAAACGCTATTTGCCGTCGATCACGGCGCTGCAGTGCTTCGAGGCGGTGACCCGTCACCTGAGCTTCACCCGCGCCGCCGAAGAGCTGAACCTGACCCAGAGCGCGGTCAGCAAACAGGTCGCGCAACTGGAGGAACTACTGCAGCACCTGCTATTTCGGCGCGTGCGCCGACGCTTGCAGCTGACACCAGCGGGGGATTTGTACTTGGGAGAGGTCCGAAAGATCCTTACGCAGGTGGAAATGTCCACCCACTACCTGCGCTCCTACGGTGGCGACACCGAGGTCCTACGGGTCTCCACACCTCCGACCTTCGGGGCGCGCTGGCTGGTTCCACGGTTGAAGGGCTGGCGCCTGCGGCATCCGACGATTCATCTGGACCTGTGCAGTGAACAGGAGGCCGACGACTTGCTGCAAGGGCGCAGCGACCTGGCGTTCTACTTCGGCCAAGGCTCGCGGGCCGGCACCGAGTCCCTGAAGCTGTTCGGCGAAGAACTGGTGCCGGTGTGCGCCCCGGGCAGCCTGCCGGACCAGCCCTTCACCGAGCCGACGCAACTGGCCGACCTGGTGTTGCTGCAGAACGCGTCGCGCCCCCAAGCCTGGCACGACTGGTTCGCCAGCCAGGGCTACCACACCGAACACAGCTACCACGGGCCGCGCTTCGAAACCTTCTACATGTGCATCCGCGCCGCCCAGGTCGGCTGCGGCGTGGCCCTGTTGCCACGGTTTCTGGTGGAGGAAGAACTGGCCGATGGCAAGCTGGTCATCCCCTGGCAGCATGCAATGCCGAGCACCGACGCTTACTACCTGGCCTACCCCGAACACTCGGCGGAAGTGCCCAAGGTGCGGCTTTTTGTGGAGTGGATGCTGGGGCAGATCGAGAGCCCTGATACGCCGCAGTAG